The following proteins are co-located in the Micromonospora viridifaciens genome:
- a CDS encoding GNAT family N-acetyltransferase: MGSTNLRTERLELRPVRDEDVDRILEYRNLPEVTRWLLRTEVDPASLRAAWRRAAEDPDDHSVAVALDGVVIGTVSLNVVDGMGQPGMPPRTEAELGYIFDPRYGGNGYATEAVTAMVAHAFDRLGVRRITAGCFADNLASVRILEKVGMRREQHGVRDSWHAELGWVDGYTYALLAETWRRGTAP, from the coding sequence ATGGGGAGCACCAACCTACGCACCGAACGCCTCGAGCTTCGCCCGGTGCGGGACGAGGACGTCGACCGGATCCTGGAGTACCGCAACCTGCCGGAGGTCACTCGCTGGCTACTGCGCACCGAGGTCGACCCTGCGTCCTTGCGGGCGGCGTGGCGGCGCGCGGCGGAGGACCCCGACGACCACAGCGTGGCGGTGGCCCTTGACGGCGTGGTCATCGGAACCGTCTCACTCAACGTGGTCGACGGAATGGGCCAGCCCGGCATGCCGCCGCGGACGGAGGCCGAACTCGGCTACATCTTCGACCCGCGATACGGCGGCAACGGCTACGCAACTGAGGCCGTCACCGCGATGGTGGCGCACGCGTTCGACCGACTGGGCGTTCGAAGGATCACCGCTGGCTGCTTCGCGGACAACCTCGCCTCGGTGCGGATCCTCGAAAAGGTCGGCATGCGCCGTGAACAGCACGGCGTCCGCGACTCCTGGCACGCCGAACTGGGCTGGGTGGACGGCTACACGTACGCCCTGCTCGCCGAGACATGGCGGCGCGGGACGGCACCGTAG
- a CDS encoding MerR family transcriptional regulator has product MRIGEVAAAAGVSTRALRYYEEHGLLSAERSPSGQRHYGEDAVERVRWIQALFAAGLSSKAIVELLPCVHTGSATSEMVERLEEQRARIDTQVRDLCATRGRLDTIIAAARDHRR; this is encoded by the coding sequence GTGCGTATCGGCGAGGTGGCGGCCGCCGCGGGCGTGAGCACTCGGGCGCTGCGTTACTACGAGGAGCACGGCCTGCTCAGCGCAGAGCGCAGCCCGAGCGGACAGCGGCACTACGGCGAGGACGCGGTCGAACGGGTGCGCTGGATTCAGGCACTCTTCGCCGCCGGACTGTCCAGCAAAGCGATCGTGGAACTGCTTCCGTGCGTCCACACCGGGTCCGCCACCAGCGAAATGGTCGAGCGTCTCGAGGAGCAGCGCGCCCGCATCGACACCCAGGTACGCGACCTGTGCGCCACCCGCGGCCGGCTCGACACGATCATCGCCGCCGCCCGCGACCACCGCCGCTGA
- a CDS encoding SDR family oxidoreductase: MHIEGSVALVTGANRGIGRALAQDLVGRGASKVYAAARRPEQIDLPGVVPLRLDITNPQQVADAARVASDVTLLVNNAGVSKYSKLVTGDLADIRQEMDTNYYGTLSIVRAFAPVLAANGGGAILNVLSVMAWLGYEHSNGYGASKAALWALTNGVRVELAAQGTQVTGLVLASTDTDMMAGFDGPKNRPEDVARTALNGVEAGRLEVLADADSVALKAALSRDPSETYPQVVRAA; the protein is encoded by the coding sequence GTGCATATCGAAGGATCCGTCGCCCTCGTCACCGGCGCCAACCGCGGCATCGGCCGCGCCCTCGCCCAGGACCTGGTCGGCCGAGGCGCCTCGAAGGTCTACGCCGCAGCACGCCGCCCCGAGCAGATCGATCTTCCCGGCGTCGTACCGCTCAGGCTCGACATCACCAACCCGCAGCAGGTAGCCGACGCTGCCCGCGTCGCGTCCGATGTGACGTTGCTCGTAAACAACGCCGGTGTGTCCAAGTACTCGAAGCTGGTGACCGGGGACCTGGCCGACATCCGCCAGGAGATGGACACCAACTACTACGGCACGCTGTCGATCGTGCGGGCGTTCGCGCCCGTACTCGCCGCCAACGGCGGCGGCGCAATCCTCAACGTGCTATCGGTCATGGCCTGGCTCGGCTACGAGCACTCCAACGGCTACGGCGCGTCGAAGGCCGCGCTGTGGGCACTCACCAACGGCGTCCGGGTCGAGTTGGCCGCGCAGGGCACCCAGGTGACCGGTCTGGTGCTGGCCAGCACGGACACCGACATGATGGCCGGCTTCGACGGGCCCAAGAACCGACCCGAGGACGTCGCCCGGACTGCCCTCAATGGCGTCGAGGCCGGTCGGCTCGAGGTCCTCGCCGACGCCGACAGCGTCGCCCTCAAGGCCGCCCTGTCGCGGGACCCCTCCGAGACCTACCCACAGGTGGTGCGAGCCGCGTGA
- a CDS encoding DinB family protein — MTRSERLADQLDRHWHKNLRPRLHGLADEEYFWEPVRGCWSIRSRGTSAAPMSAGSGEWTMDSASPDPVPAPVTTIAWRLAHIIVSCLGYRVGWHFGGQNVDSQTFAYAGTADEALKQLDEMYGRWNAGVRELSDADLDNPPTVGPERFPMEGIVLHVNRELIHHGAEISLLRDLYRWQD; from the coding sequence ATGACGAGAAGCGAGCGACTCGCGGACCAGCTGGACCGGCACTGGCACAAGAACCTGCGGCCGCGGCTGCACGGTCTTGCCGATGAGGAGTACTTCTGGGAGCCGGTGCGCGGCTGCTGGAGCATCCGCTCACGTGGCACGTCGGCCGCACCGATGTCGGCAGGTTCGGGGGAGTGGACGATGGACTCCGCGTCCCCTGACCCGGTGCCGGCGCCGGTGACCACGATTGCCTGGCGGCTGGCGCACATCATCGTCTCCTGCCTGGGCTATCGGGTCGGATGGCACTTCGGCGGCCAGAACGTCGACTCCCAGACATTCGCCTACGCGGGGACCGCTGACGAGGCGCTAAAACAGCTCGATGAGATGTATGGGAGATGGAACGCGGGGGTCCGCGAGCTCTCGGACGCTGACCTGGATAATCCGCCCACGGTGGGTCCCGAGCGGTTTCCCATGGAGGGCATCGTCCTGCACGTCAACAGGGAACTGATCCATCACGGCGCCGAGATTTCCCTGCTGCGCGACCTCTACCGCTGGCAGGACTGA